The Lysobacter enzymogenes genome window below encodes:
- a CDS encoding LysR family transcriptional regulator, giving the protein MLGFARVAHFGSFTRAAAELEVSPSALSQSVRALETKLGVRLLNRTTRQVALTEHGARFLERIQPGLAQIQAAFDDLDEVRHRPTGRLRINVGRTALRIMIEPKLAAFMALYPELEVELFADDTLADLVGEGFDAGIRLGESLAREMVALPFGGPQRQVIVGSPAYFERHPRPRTPQDLAQHDCIRLRLPGARRLYPYEFSRDGRDFDVEVHGRLILNEGWHILSAARAGLGLAQVFEPSARADLREGRLIEVLSEWLPPFPGFHIYYPARKQLPMKLRVFVDFLRAQTWD; this is encoded by the coding sequence GTGCTCGGCTTCGCCCGGGTCGCCCACTTCGGCAGCTTCACCCGCGCCGCGGCCGAGCTTGAGGTCTCGCCGTCGGCCCTGTCGCAGAGCGTGCGCGCGCTGGAAACCAAGCTCGGCGTGCGCCTGCTGAACCGCACCACCCGGCAGGTGGCGCTGACCGAGCACGGCGCGCGCTTCCTCGAACGCATCCAGCCCGGGTTGGCGCAGATCCAGGCCGCGTTCGACGACCTCGACGAGGTCCGCCACCGCCCGACCGGACGGCTGCGCATCAATGTCGGCCGCACCGCGCTGCGGATCATGATCGAGCCGAAGCTGGCGGCGTTCATGGCCTTGTATCCGGAGCTCGAAGTGGAGCTGTTCGCCGACGACACGCTGGCCGACCTGGTCGGCGAAGGGTTCGACGCCGGCATCCGCCTCGGCGAGAGCCTGGCGCGCGAGATGGTCGCGCTGCCGTTCGGCGGGCCGCAGCGCCAGGTCATCGTCGGCTCGCCGGCCTACTTCGAACGGCATCCGCGGCCGCGCACGCCGCAGGACCTGGCGCAGCACGACTGCATCCGCCTGCGCCTGCCCGGCGCGCGGCGTCTGTATCCGTACGAATTCAGCCGCGACGGGCGCGATTTCGACGTGGAAGTGCACGGCCGGCTGATCCTCAACGAAGGCTGGCACATCCTGTCGGCGGCGCGCGCGGGGCTGGGGCTGGCGCAGGTGTTCGAACCCTCGGCGCGCGCGGACCTGCGCGAAGGGCGCTTGATCGAGGTGTTGTCGGAGTGGCTGCCGCCGTTCCCGGGGTTCCACATCTACTACCCGGCGCGCAAGCAGCTGCCGATGAAGCTGCGGGTGTTCGTGGATTTCCTGCGCGCGCAGACTTGGGACTAG
- a CDS encoding APC family permease: MSAVAPAAPKPLQGEAALVRALGPFQLGASIVNIIVGAGIFMLPALLYGRLGASAPLVFVAGALAIVPIALCFAAIGSRAAATGGPYTFVGAAFGPFAGFLAGALMWVCNTSSSAGVAAALAEQAGNAWAALREPLPRAAFIAAVYAALFALNAFGVRLGARMIVLLATLKLLPLFLLAGVGLWFVDWHQLSAAAWPGWGALGSSMVLVVFAYSGMETALVPTGEVRDPSRHVPRATLSAIVLVVLLYIGIQLACQGLLGARLQGSATPVADAAGAGWAPAHGLLLATAGVSMTGFLMGNLFSSSRLLFALGRDGYLPAAFGRVDARYHVPRVGLLAHAGIALALALIGNFETLALISGGAICLLFAAVSVAAWRAQARDLRGAGEPFRLPGGSWPMPLLAVAVMAAILATMTLAQWLAILVSLLALVALYAVLALRRRAAGATR; this comes from the coding sequence GTGTCCGCCGTAGCACCCGCCGCGCCGAAACCGCTGCAAGGCGAGGCCGCGCTGGTGCGCGCGCTGGGGCCGTTCCAGCTCGGCGCTTCGATCGTCAACATCATCGTCGGCGCCGGCATCTTCATGCTGCCGGCGCTGCTGTACGGACGGCTCGGCGCGAGCGCGCCGCTGGTGTTCGTGGCCGGGGCGCTGGCGATCGTGCCGATCGCGCTGTGCTTCGCCGCGATCGGCAGCCGCGCCGCCGCCACCGGCGGGCCGTACACCTTCGTCGGCGCGGCGTTCGGGCCGTTCGCCGGGTTCCTCGCCGGCGCGTTGATGTGGGTCTGCAACACCTCCTCCAGCGCCGGCGTCGCCGCGGCCCTGGCCGAGCAGGCCGGCAACGCATGGGCCGCGCTGCGCGAGCCGCTGCCGCGCGCGGCGTTCATCGCCGCGGTCTACGCCGCGCTGTTCGCGCTCAACGCGTTCGGGGTCAGGCTCGGCGCGCGCATGATCGTGCTGCTGGCCACGCTCAAGCTGTTGCCGCTGTTCCTGCTCGCCGGCGTCGGCCTGTGGTTCGTCGACTGGCATCAACTCAGCGCCGCGGCGTGGCCGGGCTGGGGCGCGCTGGGCTCGTCGATGGTGCTGGTGGTGTTCGCCTACTCGGGCATGGAAACCGCGCTGGTGCCGACCGGCGAAGTGCGCGATCCCTCGCGCCACGTGCCGCGCGCGACCCTGTCGGCGATCGTGCTGGTGGTGCTGCTGTACATCGGCATCCAGCTGGCCTGCCAGGGCTTGCTCGGCGCGCGCCTGCAAGGCAGCGCCACGCCGGTCGCCGACGCCGCCGGCGCGGGCTGGGCGCCCGCGCACGGGCTGCTGCTGGCGACCGCGGGCGTGTCGATGACGGGATTTCTGATGGGCAACCTGTTCTCGTCCTCGCGCCTGCTGTTCGCGCTCGGCCGCGACGGCTATCTGCCGGCTGCGTTCGGCCGGGTCGACGCGCGCTATCACGTGCCGCGCGTGGGCTTGCTCGCGCATGCCGGGATCGCGCTGGCGCTGGCGCTGATCGGCAACTTCGAAACCCTGGCGCTGATTTCCGGCGGCGCGATCTGCCTGCTGTTCGCCGCGGTCTCGGTCGCGGCCTGGCGCGCGCAGGCGCGCGACCTGCGCGGCGCCGGCGAACCCTTCCGCCTGCCCGGCGGCAGCTGGCCGATGCCGCTGCTGGCGGTCGCGGTGATGGCGGCGATCCTGGCGACGATGACCCTGGCGCAGTGGCTGGCGATCCTCGTTTCCCTGCTCGCGCTGGTGGCGCTGTACGCGGTGCTGGCGTTGCGCCGGCGCGCGGCCGGCGCAACGCGCTGA
- a CDS encoding serine hydrolase domain-containing protein yields the protein MHVLHFPLRPLAVALALVAASFAAVAAPAAPAELEAGTDRIFAQWNHPDTPGCGVAVFRDGAVAFHKGYGQANLELGVPIGADTVFDIGSTSKQFTAAAVLLLERDGRLSLDDDVRKYVPELPDYGRTITLRHLLQHTSGLRDYLVLQLLAGIAYDDYSSDRQTLDLLARQKALNFAPGSEYVYSNTGYFLAAEVVKRVSGKPLAQFARERIFEPLGMRDTRYRDDHTLPVRGRASAYSKAETQPGKPQPAGIERYRIDLPNWDQVGDGSVLTTLADLQRWDENFYRPVVGDAAFLARLQQPGKLDSGEPIDYALGLMVGEHDGLKIVKHGGAWGGYRAQLLRYPQRHLSVAALCNAAHADPDGMAQRTAALWLGLPSEPDAARAQRAAVALPAAAMQRWTGAYRNPKTGSLRRIQWNDGELELHAFGDSFALRPAGKAEFEVEDSPIQALSFRDAGRGRPRVLVQQAEGERTEFEALAVAAPDAAALAAYAGDYRCEELGRDYRLSVIDGALHRFDPRVAPPRLEPLERDSFTEDAITYRFQRGADGKIDGVSLDVGRVRDLRCQRR from the coding sequence ATGCACGTTCTGCATTTTCCGCTGCGTCCGCTGGCCGTCGCGCTGGCGCTCGTCGCGGCGAGTTTCGCCGCCGTCGCCGCGCCGGCCGCGCCGGCCGAACTCGAAGCCGGCACCGACCGGATCTTCGCCCAGTGGAACCACCCCGACACGCCCGGCTGCGGCGTGGCGGTGTTCCGCGACGGCGCGGTCGCGTTCCACAAAGGCTACGGCCAGGCCAACCTCGAACTCGGCGTGCCGATCGGCGCCGACACCGTGTTCGACATCGGCTCGACCTCCAAGCAGTTCACCGCCGCCGCGGTGCTGCTGCTGGAACGCGACGGCCGGCTCTCGCTCGACGACGACGTGCGCAAGTACGTACCCGAGCTGCCCGACTACGGCCGCACCATCACCCTGCGCCACCTGTTGCAGCACACCAGCGGCCTGCGCGATTACCTGGTGCTGCAACTGCTGGCCGGCATCGCCTACGACGACTACAGCAGCGACCGCCAGACCCTGGACCTGCTGGCGCGGCAGAAGGCGCTGAACTTCGCTCCCGGCAGCGAATACGTGTACAGCAACACCGGCTACTTCCTCGCCGCCGAAGTGGTCAAGCGGGTATCGGGCAAACCGCTGGCGCAGTTCGCGCGCGAACGCATTTTCGAACCGCTGGGCATGCGCGACACGCGCTATCGCGACGACCACACCTTGCCGGTGCGCGGCCGTGCCAGCGCTTATTCCAAGGCGGAAACCCAGCCCGGCAAACCGCAGCCCGCGGGGATCGAGCGTTACCGCATCGATCTGCCGAACTGGGATCAGGTCGGCGACGGCTCGGTGCTGACCACGCTGGCCGACCTGCAACGCTGGGACGAGAATTTCTATCGCCCCGTGGTCGGCGACGCCGCGTTTCTCGCCCGCCTGCAACAGCCGGGCAAGCTCGACAGCGGCGAGCCGATCGACTACGCGCTGGGGCTGATGGTCGGCGAGCACGACGGGCTCAAGATCGTCAAACACGGCGGCGCCTGGGGCGGTTATCGCGCCCAGCTGCTGCGTTATCCGCAACGGCATCTGTCGGTGGCGGCGCTGTGCAACGCAGCCCACGCCGACCCCGACGGCATGGCCCAGCGCACCGCCGCGCTGTGGCTGGGGCTGCCGTCCGAGCCCGACGCGGCGCGCGCGCAACGCGCCGCGGTCGCGCTGCCGGCGGCGGCGATGCAGCGCTGGACCGGGGCGTACCGCAATCCCAAGACCGGCAGCCTGCGCCGCATCCAATGGAACGACGGCGAACTGGAACTGCACGCCTTCGGCGACAGCTTCGCGCTGCGCCCGGCCGGCAAGGCCGAATTCGAGGTCGAAGACAGCCCGATCCAGGCGCTGTCGTTCCGCGATGCGGGTCGCGGCCGGCCGCGCGTGCTGGTGCAGCAGGCCGAAGGCGAACGCACCGAGTTCGAAGCCTTGGCCGTGGCGGCGCCCGACGCCGCGGCGCTGGCGGCGTATGCCGGCGATTACCGCTGCGAGGAACTCGGCCGCGACTACCGCCTCAGCGTGATCGACGGCGCCCTGCACCGCTTCGATCCGCGCGTGGCGCCGCCGCGGCTGGAACCGCTGGAGCGCGACAGCTTCACCGAGGACGCGATCACCTACCGCTTCCAGCGCGGCGCCGACGGCAAGATCGACGGCGTCTCGCTCGACGTCGGCCGGGTCCGCGACCTGCGCTGCCAGCGCCGCTGA
- a CDS encoding DUF2569 family protein yields MQEEDPYRREPAAPAERGALRLGDEPLRFSTNRSERNSGPQGLGGWLIAVAVMLVWSLLFGMVNGGGMAAMLDSPELDAAKRTAIQIYIAACGVSFALNLAALALFFMKSRWFPRVYIGWLGIDLMLFAVATGLLTQASNGGFLGTLALVVIVRGLFWNGLWIAYAIMSDRVKNTFVARRN; encoded by the coding sequence ATGCAGGAAGAAGATCCGTATCGCCGCGAACCCGCTGCGCCCGCCGAACGCGGCGCGCTGCGGCTCGGCGACGAACCCTTGCGGTTCAGCACCAACCGCAGCGAGCGCAACAGCGGGCCGCAAGGGCTGGGCGGCTGGTTGATCGCGGTGGCGGTGATGTTGGTGTGGTCGCTGCTGTTCGGCATGGTCAACGGCGGCGGCATGGCCGCGATGCTGGATTCGCCGGAACTCGATGCGGCCAAGCGCACGGCGATACAGATCTACATCGCGGCCTGCGGCGTGAGCTTCGCGCTGAACCTCGCCGCGCTGGCGCTGTTCTTCATGAAGTCGCGGTGGTTCCCGCGCGTCTACATCGGCTGGCTGGGCATCGACCTGATGCTGTTCGCGGTCGCCACCGGCCTGCTGACCCAGGCCAGCAACGGCGGCTTCCTCGGCACGCTGGCGCTGGTCGTGATCGTCCGCGGCCTGTTCTGGAACGGCTTGTGGATCGCGTACGCGATCATGTCCGACCGGGTCAAGAACACTTTTGTCGCCCGCCGCAACTGA
- a CDS encoding MFS transporter, with protein sequence MPRWRIAAFVAISLLLGLTQSLGMNLVASNLPQVQGALGATTAEGAWLLTAYFATNIPASLLLTKFRLHYGLRLFADLAIGLFVIAAVVHLVANDLSSAIAARAALGIAAAPLSSLTVLYMAEVFSGPKKVIGLMFGFAALQTGAPVSRIVAEGLFLHGQWHGVVMFELGLALACFAAINLLRVTPVPRQPMFDRLDIVSFPLYASAIALFTVVLTQGRLRWWLDTPWLGQCLVAAAVCAGAFVIVEINRSKPMVNLRWLLHGGYMVRLGLAITLSRMVLSEQSVGAVGLLNVLGLLNEQMHTLFWLVLLGTVGGFVVTLLFLPKQRFDLLGLIAVAIVGVCAYVDSHATNLTRPENFYLTQTLIAMAASMFLASSILLALVRVVADGLRNLVTFIVLFSTTNALGGLLGSAVLGTYLAQRQTAHYQHLMQQATLADPQVVLRTQQLGGAVARVLGDSAARGNQGLASFNQQVTREAWVLAYNDVFLAVAWLAAAVLLWVLLLKWHLWRRGHTVVSFASQVPGPFGPPAAAPAPAPAAEARRDAATTPPALQSPPGAATPSNA encoded by the coding sequence ATGCCGCGCTGGCGCATCGCCGCGTTCGTCGCGATCTCGCTGCTGCTCGGCCTGACCCAGAGCCTGGGCATGAACCTGGTGGCCTCGAACCTGCCGCAGGTGCAGGGCGCGCTCGGCGCGACCACCGCCGAAGGCGCGTGGCTGCTGACCGCCTACTTCGCCACCAACATCCCGGCCAGCCTGCTGCTGACCAAGTTCCGCCTGCATTACGGCCTGCGCCTGTTCGCCGATCTGGCGATCGGCCTGTTCGTGATCGCCGCGGTGGTGCACCTGGTCGCCAACGACCTCAGCTCGGCGATCGCCGCGCGCGCCGCGCTCGGCATCGCCGCCGCGCCGCTGAGTTCGCTGACCGTGTTGTACATGGCCGAGGTCTTCAGCGGGCCGAAGAAGGTCATCGGCCTGATGTTCGGCTTCGCCGCGCTGCAGACCGGCGCGCCGGTGTCGCGGATCGTCGCCGAAGGCCTGTTCCTGCACGGCCAGTGGCACGGCGTGGTGATGTTCGAACTCGGCCTGGCGCTGGCCTGCTTCGCCGCGATCAACCTGCTGCGGGTGACGCCGGTGCCGCGCCAGCCGATGTTCGACCGTCTCGACATCGTCAGCTTCCCGCTCTACGCCAGCGCGATCGCCTTGTTCACCGTGGTGCTGACCCAAGGCCGGCTGCGCTGGTGGCTGGACACGCCGTGGCTGGGCCAGTGCCTGGTCGCCGCGGCGGTGTGCGCGGGCGCGTTCGTGATCGTCGAAATCAACCGTTCCAAGCCGATGGTCAACCTGCGCTGGCTGCTGCACGGCGGCTACATGGTGCGGCTGGGGCTGGCGATCACGCTGTCGCGCATGGTGCTGTCGGAGCAATCGGTCGGCGCGGTCGGCCTGCTCAACGTGCTGGGCCTGCTCAACGAACAGATGCACACCCTGTTCTGGCTGGTGCTGCTGGGCACGGTCGGCGGCTTCGTGGTGACCCTGCTGTTCCTGCCGAAGCAGCGTTTCGACTTGCTCGGCCTGATCGCGGTCGCCATCGTCGGCGTCTGCGCCTACGTGGACTCGCACGCGACCAACCTGACCCGGCCGGAAAACTTCTATCTGACCCAGACCCTGATCGCGATGGCGGCGTCGATGTTCCTGGCCTCGTCGATCCTGCTCGCGCTGGTGCGGGTGGTCGCCGACGGGCTGCGCAACCTGGTCACCTTCATCGTCTTGTTCAGCACCACCAACGCGCTCGGCGGCCTGCTCGGCTCGGCGGTGCTCGGCACCTATCTGGCCCAGCGCCAGACCGCGCATTACCAGCACCTGATGCAGCAGGCCACGCTCGCCGACCCGCAAGTGGTGCTGCGCACCCAGCAGCTCGGCGGCGCGGTCGCGCGCGTGCTCGGCGACAGCGCCGCGCGCGGCAACCAGGGGCTGGCGTCGTTCAATCAGCAGGTGACGCGCGAAGCCTGGGTGCTGGCCTACAACGACGTGTTCCTGGCGGTGGCGTGGCTGGCCGCGGCGGTGCTGCTGTGGGTGCTGCTGCTGAAGTGGCATCTGTGGCGGCGCGGCCACACCGTGGTCAGCTTCGCTTCGCAGGTGCCCGGCCCGTTCGGCCCGCCGGCGGCGGCGCCTGCGCCCGCGCCCGCGGCGGAGGCGCGCCGCGACGCCGCAACCACGCCGCCTGCGCTGCAATCGCCGCCGGGCGCCGCGACACCTTCCAATGCCTGA
- a CDS encoding HlyD family secretion protein gives MPLKTPFKSKATVPALLIALLAVLVILYAWRLWPFSTARQSTENAYVRGSVTVIAPKVDGYVAQVRVQDYMQVKAGQVLVELDARNYRQRVDQARANLAAQDANLSNSTQAQRVREAAVANVEAQLKAAQANLARAQADMRRAEALVGDGSLSKRERDQTLAALRQAEASMGQAQAARRSADEDVRSVIVNRDALTAAVANARAALRLAEIDLANTRIQAPQDGRLGEIGVRLGQYVTPGTQLMQLVPQRVWVVANFKESQTAGIRPGQAAWFRVDALDGKTLRGRVERISPATGSEFSVIKTDNATGNFTKVAQRLPVRIALEPGKDEAERELAARLRPGMSVEATVDTASQIDADAVHRAEQAAAADAARDASVPALQADDEAAAARGEPANGTPSNPAQSSDAPVRGGGADAAARAPAHPSQPNAQAPAR, from the coding sequence ATGCCCCTGAAGACGCCCTTCAAATCCAAGGCCACCGTGCCGGCGCTGCTGATCGCGCTGCTGGCCGTGCTGGTGATCCTGTACGCGTGGCGGCTGTGGCCGTTCTCCACTGCGCGCCAGAGCACCGAGAACGCCTACGTGCGCGGCAGCGTGACCGTGATCGCGCCGAAGGTCGACGGCTACGTCGCCCAGGTGCGGGTGCAGGACTACATGCAGGTCAAGGCCGGGCAGGTGCTGGTCGAACTGGATGCGCGCAACTACCGCCAGCGCGTCGATCAGGCCCGCGCCAACCTCGCCGCGCAGGACGCCAACCTGTCCAACTCGACCCAGGCCCAGCGCGTGCGCGAGGCCGCGGTGGCGAACGTCGAGGCCCAGCTCAAGGCGGCGCAGGCCAACCTCGCCCGCGCCCAGGCCGACATGCGCCGGGCCGAGGCGCTGGTCGGCGACGGTTCGTTGTCCAAGCGCGAGCGCGACCAGACGCTCGCCGCGTTGCGCCAGGCCGAAGCCTCGATGGGCCAGGCCCAGGCCGCGCGACGCTCGGCCGACGAGGACGTGCGTTCGGTGATCGTCAACCGCGACGCGTTGACCGCGGCGGTGGCCAACGCGCGCGCGGCGCTGCGGCTGGCCGAGATCGATCTGGCCAACACCCGCATCCAGGCGCCGCAGGATGGGCGCCTGGGCGAGATCGGCGTGCGCCTGGGCCAGTACGTCACCCCGGGCACCCAGCTGATGCAGCTGGTGCCGCAGCGGGTGTGGGTGGTGGCGAACTTCAAGGAATCGCAGACCGCGGGCATCCGCCCCGGGCAGGCGGCGTGGTTCCGGGTCGACGCGCTCGACGGCAAGACCCTGCGCGGTCGGGTCGAACGCATTTCGCCGGCCACCGGCTCGGAATTCAGCGTGATCAAGACCGACAACGCGACCGGCAACTTCACCAAGGTCGCGCAGCGGCTGCCGGTGCGGATCGCGCTGGAGCCCGGCAAGGACGAGGCCGAGCGCGAGCTGGCCGCGCGGCTGCGGCCGGGCATGTCGGTGGAAGCCACGGTCGATACCGCGAGCCAGATCGATGCCGACGCGGTGCACCGCGCCGAGCAGGCCGCGGCGGCCGATGCGGCGCGCGATGCGTCGGTGCCGGCGTTGCAGGCCGACGATGAGGCGGCGGCCGCGCGCGGCGAGCCCGCGAACGGCACGCCTTCGAACCCCGCGCAGTCGAGCGACGCGCCCGTACGTGGCGGCGGCGCGGACGCCGCCGCGCGCGCGCCCGCGCATCCGTCGCAGCCGAACGCCCAGGCGCCGGCGCGATGA
- a CDS encoding efflux transporter outer membrane subunit, translated as MNPLRDFARLATLIAATAALAACVSVAPPPTLDAPPPQWRDAPGAGVAVQRDWWRGYNDPALTRLVDAALERNTDLRLAAARVAEARALLDAQGAQQWPTLDLAGSATRSRSVGAATGRPNLSTVSQPQFQAAYEVDLWGRLSSLTEAARANLLASQTGADSVRLSVAAAAASGYIGLLASDARLDVARRTLASRENALKLAQRRYDTGYTSRLELAQAQAEYRATAQVVPQLELAIRRQEDALSVLLGRAPQAIERGRALAEIAAPALPAAGVPSQLLRRRPDIAQGEAQIAASDASLAAARAQLLPSLRLTGSIGSLESSLLHGDPIRVWSVGGSVLAPLFNAGRLRAGVRASAARRDQAVLGYQKTVLTAFAEVEDALAAIGHLREQRDQALQQQRALADALRIAHNRYNEGYASYLEELDAQRNLFNAELTALQLQGDALTAEVNLYKALGGGWEPAAQ; from the coding sequence ATGAACCCGCTGCGCGACTTCGCCCGCCTCGCCACGCTGATCGCGGCAACCGCTGCGCTCGCCGCCTGCGTCAGCGTCGCCCCGCCGCCGACGCTGGACGCGCCGCCGCCGCAATGGCGCGACGCGCCCGGCGCCGGCGTCGCCGTGCAGCGCGACTGGTGGCGCGGCTACAACGACCCGGCGCTGACCCGGCTCGTCGACGCCGCGCTGGAACGCAACACCGACCTGCGCCTGGCCGCGGCGCGCGTGGCCGAAGCGCGCGCGCTGCTCGACGCGCAGGGCGCGCAGCAATGGCCGACGTTGGATTTGGCCGGCAGCGCCACGCGCTCGCGCAGCGTTGGCGCCGCGACCGGGCGGCCGAACCTGTCGACCGTCAGCCAGCCGCAGTTCCAGGCCGCGTACGAAGTCGACTTGTGGGGCCGGCTGAGTTCGCTGACCGAGGCCGCGCGCGCCAACCTGCTCGCCAGCCAGACCGGCGCCGACAGCGTGCGCCTGAGCGTCGCCGCGGCGGCGGCCTCGGGCTACATCGGCCTGCTCGCCAGCGACGCGCGTCTGGACGTGGCCCGGCGCACCCTGGCTTCGCGCGAAAACGCGCTCAAGCTGGCCCAGCGCCGCTACGACACCGGCTACACCTCGCGCCTGGAACTGGCCCAGGCGCAGGCCGAGTACCGCGCCACCGCGCAGGTGGTGCCGCAGCTGGAGCTGGCGATCCGGCGCCAGGAAGACGCGTTGTCGGTATTGCTCGGCCGCGCCCCGCAGGCGATCGAACGCGGCCGTGCGCTGGCCGAGATCGCCGCGCCGGCGCTGCCGGCGGCCGGCGTGCCCTCGCAGTTGCTGCGGCGCCGTCCCGACATCGCCCAGGGCGAGGCGCAGATCGCCGCCAGCGACGCCAGCCTCGCCGCCGCGCGCGCGCAGCTGTTGCCGTCGCTGCGCCTGACCGGTTCGATCGGCAGCCTGGAATCGAGCCTGCTGCACGGCGACCCGATCCGGGTGTGGAGCGTCGGCGGCAGCGTGCTGGCGCCGCTGTTCAACGCCGGCCGCCTGCGCGCCGGCGTGCGCGCCAGCGCCGCGCGCCGCGACCAGGCGGTGCTGGGCTACCAGAAGACCGTGCTGACCGCGTTCGCCGAAGTCGAGGACGCGCTGGCGGCGATCGGCCACCTGCGCGAACAGCGCGACCAGGCGCTGCAACAGCAGCGCGCCCTGGCCGATGCGCTGCGCATCGCGCACAACCGCTACAACGAGGGCTATGCCTCGTACCTGGAAGAACTCGACGCGCAGCGCAACCTGTTCAATGCCGAGCTGACCGCGTTGCAGTTGCAGGGCGATGCGCTGACGGCGGAAGTGAATCTGTACAAGGCGCTCGGCGGCGGCTGGGAGCCGGCGGCGCAGTAG
- a CDS encoding aminoglycoside phosphotransferase family protein, whose product MTTPFEHHLALWTLTPDGPPIHTHSSDVLPVRWNDQPAMLKIAREAEEKKGGLLMNWWNGDGAARVYADDGEGALLLERACGPRSLAQMARNGQDEEATRILCEAVARLHAPRPEPPPPGLATLREWFADLPVYAASHGGVLRRSWQVAQELFDDPREHVPLHGDIHHENVLDAGPQRGWIAIDPKRVAGERGFDYANLFTDPDGDTALAPGHFERRLAVVTELAQIERRRMLQWIVAFQGLSAAWFLSDGEQPDKEFAIIGKALNELDRV is encoded by the coding sequence ATGACGACGCCTTTCGAGCACCACCTGGCCCTGTGGACTCTCACTCCCGACGGCCCCCCGATCCACACCCACAGCAGCGACGTGCTGCCGGTGCGCTGGAACGACCAGCCGGCGATGCTCAAGATCGCCCGCGAAGCCGAGGAGAAGAAAGGCGGCCTGCTGATGAACTGGTGGAACGGCGACGGCGCCGCGCGCGTCTACGCCGACGACGGCGAGGGCGCGCTGCTGCTCGAACGCGCCTGCGGGCCGCGTTCGCTGGCGCAGATGGCGCGCAACGGCCAGGACGAGGAGGCCACGCGGATCCTGTGCGAAGCCGTCGCGCGCCTGCACGCGCCGCGCCCTGAGCCGCCGCCGCCGGGATTGGCGACGCTGCGCGAATGGTTCGCCGATCTGCCGGTGTACGCGGCCAGCCACGGCGGCGTGTTGCGGCGCAGCTGGCAGGTCGCGCAGGAACTGTTCGACGATCCGCGCGAACACGTGCCGCTGCACGGCGACATCCACCACGAGAACGTGCTCGACGCCGGCCCGCAGCGCGGCTGGATCGCGATCGATCCCAAGCGCGTGGCCGGCGAGCGCGGTTTCGACTACGCCAACCTGTTCACCGACCCGGACGGCGACACCGCGCTGGCGCCGGGCCATTTCGAACGCCGGCTGGCGGTGGTGACCGAGCTGGCGCAGATCGAGCGGCGGCGGATGCTGCAATGGATCGTCGCGTTCCAGGGCCTGTCGGCGGCGTGGTTCCTCAGCGACGGCGAGCAGCCGGACAAGGAGTTCGCGATCATCGGCAAGGCCTTGAACGAGCTGGATCGGGTGTGA
- a CDS encoding HU family DNA-binding protein: MATKKTAAKKKAAPKAAAKTAAPKPIKEVLSKSGLVAHLAETTGVVAKDVRSILGALEGAVHASINKKGAGAFTLPGILKITAVSVAAKPKRKGINPFTKEEQWFAAKPATVKVKVRPLKKLKDAAL; encoded by the coding sequence ATGGCTACGAAAAAGACCGCTGCAAAGAAGAAGGCCGCGCCGAAGGCTGCCGCCAAGACCGCCGCTCCGAAGCCGATCAAGGAAGTGCTGAGCAAGTCGGGCCTGGTCGCGCACCTCGCCGAAACCACCGGCGTCGTGGCCAAGGACGTCCGCTCGATCCTGGGCGCTCTGGAAGGCGCCGTGCACGCCTCGATCAACAAGAAGGGCGCCGGCGCGTTCACCCTGCCGGGCATCCTGAAGATCACCGCCGTCAGCGTCGCCGCCAAGCCGAAGCGCAAGGGCATCAACCCGTTCACCAAGGAAGAGCAGTGGTTCGCCGCCAAGCCGGCCACCGTCAAGGTGAAGGTGCGTCCGCTCAAGAAGCTCAAGGACGCCGCACTCTGA